A stretch of Nitrospirota bacterium DNA encodes these proteins:
- a CDS encoding helix-turn-helix transcriptional regulator, translated as MNSNIPIELGKRIRTLRKLRGLTQEELGEKSGISYKFIGEIERGEVNPSLNSLIQIAKALGIHVSECFPHEKEIFHQFPPQDIQLIKKALELLARGVAKL; from the coding sequence ATGAACAGCAATATCCCAATAGAATTAGGTAAAAGAATAAGGACTCTGAGAAAATTGAGGGGGTTAACGCAAGAAGAGTTAGGCGAAAAATCAGGGATAAGCTATAAATTTATCGGTGAGATAGAAAGAGGAGAGGTTAACCCAAGTTTAAATTCTTTGATTCAGATAGCAAAGGCTTTAGGCATACATGTAAGTGAATGCTTCCCCCATGAAAAAGAGATATTTCATCAATTCCCGCCTCAAGACATTCAGCTTATAAAAAAAGCTTTAGAACTGTTAGCCAGAGGCGTTGCAAAATTATAG